tcattttttgagTGCAGTGGAAGACCCTTTaatctacaaatatatttatacttaataatttacttatcagTTATGTTTAAATAATACGTTTTTAAAGGATTGAAGTGTTACtgttaaagttaaacaaaaaattattaataattttcaCCTTGCACACAGTGTTTTGATTGGAATGCATTGAAATACATCACTTTCAGTCGGTGTGTTACATGCGGTGTAGTTGCACATCCAAagcttaaaggtatagcggaagattttcgttttctgggtggatcaccactgttattggtcatcccagatgtcaatcattctgattatatgttgacgtataaccgtcgtacgtgctcgcctctacgttcgctttctgcacatgcgcactttcacgtgtatgtgtgttgtgctacggtttcaaccattcattgaaggtcgcgttcacactgttttttttttcaaaatgtctgagggtcgcaagagaaaaagtgtctacgaattgtatgacaagaagagaaaggactataaataaagaaacatgaccagaatgtttatgggagaatatttcacacgctggcgtgagctaaaaggacaggttgggcttcccacgcgaagtttctactggaaaggtacattttgtcatgctatttggagaaatccatttaaaatcaatgctagtaaaagttgatgtaagctatgatttgcgatgctagccctgaCACAAGTCAAGAACCGCACAGACACtgtaaacatgccgacagaaacttgtaaacagagcgaagagaagaactgagctcctgcatgctctctctctctctgtctcgtgtacgcgtttaacaggcgttccctctcgggagcatttttttaaaaatatcgaggggtggttcttttaaataattcgggaaaatcttccgctatacctttaaattGGATCAGAAAATTATGCATCCACATGTGGTTGGCTGGCACCCCACACAGCCCTTTTTCAACTCTCCTTCCGGTTTATCGACTGtcatttgtcatgtacagtggaaaggcTGCTTTAAAGTAGCCACACTGATTTTAAATTAGACAAGGATGACCGGCAGGCTGGATAAAGATGAAGGGCTGCATTTGGCCTGCGGGCTGCCAGTTGACTAGCTATGAGctatagcatttaaacattcataaaaaaaatcacaaacgttgcagatttttactgtttgtcataagcttcagcTGCAATGTCTTTGGACAGTGTGTTATGTTGGCGTTTTATCATGTACAGTATATTTGCAGCTTGACTCCAATCtgacacttttattttttaggaAAGCGAGTTTTAATGCACTGTGATGAGTTCACAAGCATAACATGTATACCATGTATTAAAGACACATACACTGACTCCTCTAATGGATTATCCAAATGTCTGCAATGTTCTGTCTGTGATTTAAGTAAGTGAAAGTACACTTTAcaattcttaaaaaatacaacttTCAGATGTGTCCTTGCCAATTCTTCTAGCGTTTTACTATTTTTTACTTTCTCTTGACAGGTAATGGCCTGAAAGTAAAGAAAGAATGTACAGTGACATCAGATACAGTGTGTGAGCCTCTGCCAGGTCATTACTGTAAAGAAGTAAAgaggaaaaactgtttaaatgccAGAAAGCACAGAACCTGCTCACCTGGACAGTATATCAACCAGACCGGTTAGTGTTATCATCAATGCTGGATTTGTGAAAATGTATAGGTTGTTTATAAGTTAATAGCTTACTTTAAATATATTGGCAATCTTTCTACTGTAATTGTAGTAAAAATGTAGATGTGAGCTAAACAGGTGCTCCtttatagctcagtggtagagcattgcattagtagGCAAAAGGTCAAgagttcgaacccagggaacacacaaacatattaaaaaatTTTGACCTTGTAATGCAtcgtaagttgctttggataaaagtatcggtcaaatgtatgtaaatataagatgtacATAAATATTCCTTCATTTATTTGTATAGTGGATATTGCTTCAAAACTGATTATGATTAGGGAGAAGCACTAACAGTATTAGTCCATTGTGAAGTCATGAGTTatttaaggaataattgacggtgggccattgaattattcaaaaataatgcacacccaaggtggtaatgcggcgcAACGCATTATtttgtatgcattattttcaaataattttaagtaCCAGAATCAATTATTCCAGTTATACCACGGTTAACAAGAAACATTGCTCTGCtggttattttaagatatttgacaggtcaggtgtaacatttttttaccaatcagaataaagcattcaacatcAGTTTTATGAAATTGAATGTATCACACCTTAACATTTTACATATTGTAAGGAGTGTTACTTATGTTACATGAAAATAAATCTCTTTTTAGGAACAGAATTTCAAAATACGGAGTGTGCAGACTGCCCTGCTGGTTCATATTCAGATGGTACACTTTGCCAATTACACACAAAGTAattacaatttattttatttttcaatgttGACTTTCCACATGCTTAAAAGTAACAATgtataacatttaaaatgaatcATTATTATTTGTCATATCAAagcttgtttttgtttttcacaAGGACTTGAAGATAATATTTGTCCTCTTTTTAACAGCTGTGACTCTCTTGGGAAAATAACAATTAAACCAGGAACAGAAAAAGATGATGCTAAGTGTAGTGATAATGGACCATCTTATATACTGCCTTTGAGTCTTACTTTGTGTGGAGTTACTTTGTTGTGTGTGTTGGCTGTCATTGTAATTACCGTAAAGAAGAAAAACTCTTATCGTCCAGCAGTTCAGGATCAGCATGcaagtttataaaaaaataaatgtttttgtaaagcCCATATACAGGGCCGTacgcaggattttataaataccgaggtccatatAAGTATTTTTCTAGGGCATGTACCCAGGGGCaccgctagcaattttgggccctatgaaaaaatatacccatttcgtaccaaacatacaatccaacctactgtagctattcaaaatctttgtctgtaatttaataatacagaactatttattttgatattgttttgaccacagttatcagtatttatagatacctaaaatgtctgcagctaagataatttattgtgcaatgcaaatttaattgaaaaatacagtacattaaatcaaatattcagagaaaatgcaacattcttaaagattaaagataaatgtgaccatgcctgtgaaaacccagctgaagtatttctttgtgatttactgttttccacataaaatcatcctatataatgtaaagaacatttgtgaaaatataaacttgatatctttaatgttgactgagtaatgtcatagatatcagcgattgaaatcatagtgaaattaatgcttgaaattaaactgtgatgctttttatctcacaataagatttgaggctttagtctgattttcagaGAAAGTCttagtgacatactgtatacttgagctgttacacacgagacattgtaacatttaaatatggcgaacaacaacaatgcatctttactatgtacattctgcctgaaataagactgggtcaacaatgcttgaccaaagcggcgtggtgagcttgaacctgcttacattacgaggcattttttggacccaacattcaataagaaaattcaactgcagtagccaccgttcaacctgaagagggcagcactcagacgtttttacaccagtattgaaacactttatatccaaatgtcaaaaaacttactaaaatcaatgaacagcactaataaaaccccattcttacagatcattaactaaaaaaagttggtttagggttgagttattatttaagaaaacagctatactgttattaaatgagactgttttttaatcaacggggctctaaaatgaaatgaatgacaactatagcagattacgacatagatttccattgatttcttaaccctgttgcaagttgagaagctttaatatacataatttgactagtttagccttagttgcatttcagttttatcacaaccaactcgatttaagactgcataaaaatcctttctttgcatattgcgttacaaaacaaaacagtgtgtaaccgatcacatttctagtttatgttaattagcttatacgggctacgttaatttaaacagcttataagggctgacttcgcgttagaatcataacacaaaacagggaacgtaaatccccttgtgtttttttaaactggggtgaacagagcgaagactttacagtggaaagaaaactgcattgtattgctccagcgtcacatgtgtaaactgcatttatagtaaggaagtgcacatatgcagatatcatagcaaatagcagtaaatacacacaccttgttctcttctgaagttcacgcgcactgtgagaccgtggattgaagacggcgctaaaacgcagagtaaagacggggcggagctaagagggctcagcttaagggggttgcgtgtgcggcacagtccttggctggggccctcaaaagttcatgggcccttagaatcgtcctaacttttCCCCCCTTTACGGCGCCCCTGCATGTACCCCAGGGAAAAAAAATCCTATTTCTCTGCTCTacttttttatacttttttattttaatacatcagaaaacgattttttttaaataactgtaAAATTCAAACCATGTCAGTGTGCAGAACACGTGTTGGTTATTaggaatacattgtaataattattttaccattcTGGGAACACTGGGCTGTGTCAGTAAAGTAAACATAGCCTGACTGAATATAGGATAATTTTAGTGAATTAACAGAAGGCATATCTAAAGAGAAATAACTTAttccttattttgttcaaatggGAGATGCAGCattattttgtctttattttttcaaaagtttatttttttaaagtttgataTAATAAACCAAATGTTCAACCAAAAACCATATatgttttcattcatttaagGGTCAATTTAGCTAatgattataataataatagtaataattatGGTTTAATACGGTATACCGCAAAACCTTCTGAGACAATATCATACCGTGAAAATCTCATACCGTTACAACCCTACACCAtggttgtgcattattttcaaataatttaaaaaaagacatttgacaggtgatAGTTGTTTGATAGGTTTAAcatttttcaaccaatcagaataaagcattcaacagtcCAGTGGAATAAAAACACGCTGAATAACGGAAAGTGAATTACTGGAGGGAATGAAAGCAGCACATTAAATTTGGACACCAATCTGGCTCAGCTGCAGTAATGTTTCTTGTCTTGTCACCTTATCAATCACTACGGTTTCATATTTCTTATCATTAAACTGCTGTACAATAGTCAGCTTTTGATTACTTACATCTTTCTTGCACTTCCACTAACGGAGGTATCACACCTCTGTCCTCTGTTTACCTGGTTTGATTTGATTGGTCATCTCGGAATCATTTTGACTCAATGAAGCGCAGTTTTTTGAATCTGTTTGATCTGTCATCATAATGATAGCACTACATTACTCAGAATATTAGTGTATTCTTTTTTTACCATACTGTAATTATGACTACAGACatgttaaatgtatttgtatgtaTATTTAATACTAATAAATACTATTGGTGCTATGCTATTTTATTATGATCAGTCCATATAAACCTAAATTGTACATATGTAAATGGTGaatcagtgttcgaattatgtcaaagcttatgggggtcccctagctacactgaaaaaaatgattcattcaatttactcaatttttttaaggtaagtggttgcaatcaatttatttaagccacatttaaaaaaattgagtaaattgaatgaataatttttttcagtgtaagcTCCACCCCCCggccaacccccccccccattatAGGGTCACTGTGATTTGaaaaagtaagatgtgatcctggatcaacaatcatctgatcctggttttaatcaaataaaccccaaattacccttacTCAAACCCTAAACgtttttacccctcaaattagtgtaaAACACTGCAAGGACAGACATTGTAAACAGAATAGGGGTAAAATAAGGTGGACCTCAATGCCTACTCTCAAATTACATCATTTTACTTTATAGTATTGGTTAAATGGACATTGCGTTTTTCAAATCATAGATTGAataattttcggatcagcaaaactggggctgggaaaataaaataagaacaaattaagaaatgatgagcatataaaaatagaaaagaacaaagcaAATAAAGTAAGATCTAACAGTAGTATTTAAGTACATAAATATAatcaaataaacattaacactgtcttatttattatataaattaaatataattaatctttttaaagaaacagaagtgattttcctttgttttctgttgtttaattaatataaatgacagaaacacaaGCAGATAAGAAATGCTACTATCAGACCAACACAAAGATCTGACttctttctgaactgtttgcactcactttaagacataactgaattttttatgagaatacgtgccaagactgtggtatttcgagattattttgtgt
The Paramisgurnus dabryanus chromosome 1, PD_genome_1.1, whole genome shotgun sequence genome window above contains:
- the LOC135720421 gene encoding tumor necrosis factor receptor superfamily member 14-like isoform X2; its protein translation is MTRMFMGEYFTRWRELKGQVGLPTRSFYWKGKRVLMHCDEFTSITCIPCIKDTYTDSSNGLSKCLQCSVCDLSNGLKVKKECTVTSDTVCEPLPGHYCKEVKRKNCLNARKHRTCSPGQYINQTGTEFQNTECADCPAGSYSDGTLCQLHTNCDSLGKITIKPGTEKDDAKCSDNGPSYILPLSLTLCGVTLLCVLAVIVITVKKKNSYRPAVQDQHASL
- the LOC135720421 gene encoding tumor necrosis factor receptor superfamily member 14-like isoform X1 — protein: MWINGPLIHLSTVLPLIINISLCIAACNNGEYETNGQCCPMCDAGKRVLMHCDEFTSITCIPCIKDTYTDSSNGLSKCLQCSVCDLSNGLKVKKECTVTSDTVCEPLPGHYCKEVKRKNCLNARKHRTCSPGQYINQTGTEFQNTECADCPAGSYSDGTLCQLHTNCDSLGKITIKPGTEKDDAKCSDNGPSYILPLSLTLCGVTLLCVLAVIVITVKKKNSYRPAVQDQHASL
- the LOC135720421 gene encoding tumor necrosis factor receptor superfamily member 14-like isoform X3, producing the protein MWINGPLIHLSTVLPLIINISLCIAACNNGEYETNGQCCPMCDAGKRVLMHCDEFTSITCIPCIKDTYTDSSNGLSKCLQCSVCDLSNGLKVKKECTVTSDTVCEPLPGHYCKEVKRKNCLNARKHRTCSPGQYINQTGTEFQNTECADCPAGSYSDAVTLLGK